TCAAGGTATTCGGGGTGAAGTGAAAGAAATCGGCTGGGGAAGCCAGATTAGGTCCTATGTTTTCCATCCATATAATATGGTTAAAGATCATCGAACCAATGAAGAGACAGGAAATGTTTCTGCAGTTATGGACGGTGATATTGACCGATTCATCAATGCATATCTTAAATGGATTCATTAAATATTTGGGGGGAGGAACCGATATGGCAACAAAACAAGAAGTAATTTTTAAATTAGGTGGAGAAGAATACGGCTTGGATATCATGAAAGTGTACGGCATTGAAAAGTATCAGCAGATTACAAAGGTACCCAATACACCGGAATATATTGAAGGCATCATCAATTTAAGAGGGGATGTTCATCCTATTTACAACCTAAGAAAAAAATTTAAGATGCCAGAGAAAACTATTGATGATGATACAAAAATGATTATTGTCAATTCCAATGATATGATGGTTGGTTTTATTGTGGATGCGGTGTCTGAAATAAGACATATAGAAGAAAGCGACATAAAGCCGGCGCCCAAACTTATTTCAGGTATTGACAGACGCTATATTACAGGCGTAGGTAAAGTAGGAGAACGCATGATCATTTTATTGGATGTCGATTTAATATTGGAAGAAGAAGAAAAGAAAGAAATTAGTCAGGTATTAGAAGAAAATAATGCTTAAGTTAAAACTTACAAAAAATACGGGGAAACCCGTATTTTTTTATAAGCATTTTTTATATGAATCTGCTTGCACTATTTGAAAAAATATGTTATATTCCTTGTATCAAAAACAAATGTCTATCATATAAATACAAGGAGGCTTTTTATGAAGGAAAAAGCCGGATATTTCATAGTAAATCAAGATGTACTTCCCGAAGTCTTTGTTAAAGTAGTAGAGGCAAAAAGACTTCTGGAATCGGAAAAAGTGCAAACAGTGCAGGAAGCTGTCGAATTAGTAGGAATTAGCAGGAGTTCTTTCTACAAGTATAAGGATTCAGTATTTCCTTTCTTTGAAAATTCCAGAGGAAGAACCATTACTATTTCTATTCAGTTAGAAGACCGTTCGGGATTATTATCTCATGTTTTGAATGTAATTGCATCTGTTGGTGCAAATATTTTAACCATTAATCAGACCATACCGGTCAATCGAATTGCCAATGTCACCATTACAATGGAAACCGATCCTATGAAAGATCAGATCGAAGAACTTATGGATAAATTGGAATCAATGGAAGGCGTTCTAAATGTTAAAATTATAGCTAGGGAGTGAGGTATATGATCAATATTGCTGTACTAGGTTATGGAACAGTAGGGTCTGGAGTTGTAGAAGTTATTCAAACGAACCAAAGCAGTATCGACAAAAAAGCAGGAAAGCACATCAATATTAAATATGTATTGGATTTAAGAAAGTTCCCTGGAGATCCTATTGAAGAGATCTTAACTGACAATGTTGAAGATATATTAAATGACGATGAAGTAAAAATTATTGTGGAAGTTATGGGAGGGGTTGAACCTGCTTATACCTATGTAAAAAGGGCATTACTTAGCGGAAAAAGTGTTGTAACTTCCAATAAAGAATTAGTAGCAAAGCATGGAGCAGAGCTATTAGAAATTGCAAAGGGAAAGAATATAAACTTCCTGTTTGAGGCTAGCGTAGGTGGAGGAATTCCTATTATCCGCCCGTTAAATCAATCCCTGACTGCCGATGAAATTTATGAAATTACAGGTATTCTTAACGGAACAACCAATTATATTCTTTCTAAAATGGCTGATGAAGGAAGAAATTTTGAAGACGTATTAAAAGAAGCCCAAAGCAAAGGATATGCAGAAAGAGATCCGAGAGCCGATGTAGAGGGTTATGATGCTTGCAGAAAAATTGCAATTTTATCTTCTCTGGCTTTTGGTATGCAGGTAGATTATGAGGACATCCACACGGAAGGTATCACTAAGATCACTAAGAAAGATATGGAGTATGCAGAAAAGCTCGGATGCTCTATTAAATTACTTGCTACAAGCAAAAAGATTAATCATCGCATTTTTGCCAGGGTATCTCCTGTTATGATTGATAAAGACCATCCTCTTGCAACCGTAAACGGTGTGTTTAATGCCATATTTATAAAAGGTAATGTGATCGGAGATGTAATGTTTTACGGTAAAGGTGCAGGAAAACTTCCTACGGCCAGTGCTGTAGTAGCGGATGTTGTAGATGCAGTAAAACATTTAAACCGTAATATTGTGTCCTTCTGGAGCACCGAGAAAATGAGTCTAATGGAATTAAAAGATGTGACTACCCAATGTCTTGTAAGAGTTCAATACGATGATTTTGACAAAGCAAGAAAAGAAGCAGAAAATTTATTTGGCCCTGTAGAAATCATCCAATTAGACAAGAGCGAAAAGGAATTTGCATTCATTACGCCGGAAGAAAGTGAAGGAACTCTTCAAGAAAAAATATTTACACTTAAAGAAAAGGATGCTATAACAGATATAGGCAGTTATATTAGAATTGAAAGATAAAGTAGAGGCGATATAATGAAATATGTTATTATTCTTGGAGATGGCATGGCAGATGAACCGATTAAAGAGCTCAATAATCAAACCCCACTCCAATATGCCAATAAGCCTATGATGGATTCTTTGGCTAAGTTGGGAGAAGTGGGCAGAGTTTATACAATTCCTAAAGGGATGTCTCCCGGAAGCGATACGGCAAATTTGGCTGTA
The genomic region above belongs to Defluviitalea saccharophila and contains:
- a CDS encoding chemotaxis protein CheW; translated protein: MATKQEVIFKLGGEEYGLDIMKVYGIEKYQQITKVPNTPEYIEGIINLRGDVHPIYNLRKKFKMPEKTIDDDTKMIIVNSNDMMVGFIVDAVSEIRHIEESDIKPAPKLISGIDRRYITGVGKVGERMIILLDVDLILEEEEKKEISQVLEENNA
- a CDS encoding ACT domain-containing protein, with the protein product MKEKAGYFIVNQDVLPEVFVKVVEAKRLLESEKVQTVQEAVELVGISRSSFYKYKDSVFPFFENSRGRTITISIQLEDRSGLLSHVLNVIASVGANILTINQTIPVNRIANVTITMETDPMKDQIEELMDKLESMEGVLNVKIIARE
- a CDS encoding homoserine dehydrogenase yields the protein MINIAVLGYGTVGSGVVEVIQTNQSSIDKKAGKHINIKYVLDLRKFPGDPIEEILTDNVEDILNDDEVKIIVEVMGGVEPAYTYVKRALLSGKSVVTSNKELVAKHGAELLEIAKGKNINFLFEASVGGGIPIIRPLNQSLTADEIYEITGILNGTTNYILSKMADEGRNFEDVLKEAQSKGYAERDPRADVEGYDACRKIAILSSLAFGMQVDYEDIHTEGITKITKKDMEYAEKLGCSIKLLATSKKINHRIFARVSPVMIDKDHPLATVNGVFNAIFIKGNVIGDVMFYGKGAGKLPTASAVVADVVDAVKHLNRNIVSFWSTEKMSLMELKDVTTQCLVRVQYDDFDKARKEAENLFGPVEIIQLDKSEKEFAFITPEESEGTLQEKIFTLKEKDAITDIGSYIRIER